The following proteins are encoded in a genomic region of Helicobacter macacae MIT 99-5501:
- a CDS encoding isochorismatase family protein, with protein sequence MKTFEYGLYKPSEALLVVIDIQERLAPLMFSERNLIKNANTLLKGAGILGVRTLITEQYPKGLGSTDNRVEFDKDNVAVLEKTSFSIFGNTQITDFIVRSGAKNLIICGIESHICVLQSVLHALNLGLAVWVAQDGLSSRTQENHLNAIELMRSKGAHISCVESLLFGAMPESKNECFKEISALIK encoded by the coding sequence ATGAAAACCTTTGAATATGGGCTCTATAAGCCTAGCGAGGCACTTTTGGTTGTGATAGACATTCAAGAAAGGCTAGCCCCGCTAATGTTTAGCGAGCGAAATCTCATCAAAAATGCCAACACCTTGCTAAAAGGTGCGGGGATTTTGGGGGTGCGCACACTCATAACCGAGCAATACCCAAAAGGGCTTGGCAGCACCGATAATCGCGTGGAGTTTGACAAAGACAATGTCGCTGTGCTAGAAAAGACAAGTTTTAGTATTTTTGGGAATACGCAAATTACGGACTTCATCGTGCGAAGTGGGGCGAAAAATCTCATAATCTGTGGGATTGAAAGCCATATCTGCGTGCTTCAAAGCGTCTTGCACGCGCTCAATTTGGGGCTAGCTGTGTGGGTGGCACAAGATGGGCTAAGCTCGCGCACGCAGGAAAATCATCTAAACGCCATAGAGCTAATGCGAAGCAAGGGGGCGCATATCTCTTGTGTGGAATCGCTACTTTTTGGCGCGATGCCAGAATCTAAAAACGAATGTTTTAAGGAAATTAGCGCACTGATTAAGTAG